A genomic segment from Thermodesulfobacteriota bacterium encodes:
- a CDS encoding pilus assembly PilX N-terminal domain-containing protein, with translation MISIFSRIGNQKGSVIAIALMVMMTLLIVGLMSINDTIVESAIARNHTIHRQNFYLAEAAVRQAAQLIEDYRDDPSVVGELTARPRELPWMRHKLDFDFGADVDFGDFRGDGGYIDYGSFVPTMLANGNENASGFMARYEGPASGVPIDMNEPTNVYQFSVYGRGVGPTRNDADEVVVKIGYRVRF, from the coding sequence GTGATCAGTATATTTTCACGCATTGGTAATCAGAAGGGCTCGGTCATCGCCATCGCCCTTATGGTCATGATGACGCTGCTGATTGTCGGTCTCATGTCAATCAACGATACAATCGTGGAAAGCGCCATTGCGCGTAACCACACCATTCACCGGCAGAATTTTTACCTTGCGGAAGCCGCTGTCCGGCAGGCGGCCCAGTTAATAGAGGACTATAGAGACGACCCGTCAGTCGTAGGCGAGTTGACGGCGCGGCCCAGAGAGCTCCCCTGGATGCGGCACAAACTGGACTTTGACTTTGGAGCGGATGTCGATTTTGGTGATTTCCGGGGCGACGGCGGCTACATAGATTACGGATCTTTCGTGCCGACCATGCTGGCCAACGGCAATGAAAACGCCTCGGGTTTCATGGCCAGGTATGAAGGCCCTGCCTCTGGGGTTCCTATAGATATGAATGAACCCACCAACGTGTATCAGTTTTCCGTGTACGGCCGGGGGGTTGGGCCCACGAGAAATGACGCTGATGAAGTCGTGGTAAAGATCGGTTACAGGGTGCGGTTTTAG